A segment of the Lycium ferocissimum isolate CSIRO_LF1 chromosome 5, AGI_CSIRO_Lferr_CH_V1, whole genome shotgun sequence genome:
CTCAAGACAATAAACATGCAAGAGTCTTATTAATTAAGggaattttggtcaaaatatcTCTTttttaggagttagtattttcttaagaggtgtgAAAAAGGCTAAgcaaacacttattttgaattgGAGGaagtattttttcaaaatttgaattgccattattatgatttatagtattcttttacataatttataaatatgtaaatcttattttaaaacatttgagGATCCCCATATTTGAATTTGATCAAAATTAAACTGTTTACTCTTGAAATTCGAATAGtaacataattttttaaaacgCGTGTAAAAGAAAACTGATAagataatttgagatggaggTAGTACTTATATGAATTTACTCACCCTTTTGTGATAATTAATGCAATATAAATACCCTTTACTCCACTCTCACACTCGTTAGTTCCTTCTCATCTACAACTCCTTAAAATGCCCAATACTTCCCTTCACCGACGGCCGGTAGCTCCGGTACCGGCAACCTTTTATTTTCTCGtaagtttcttcttctttttatttacttCACCTGTAAGTGGTTGGCGTCCATGGCCCAACCAAAAACCAAACACCACCGAGTTACTCTATGGTGGGTCAAAAAAATACGAAGGTTCATCAGAGTTCATCCATTTGAAATATCACATGGGCCCTGTTCTTACCGCAAATATCACTGTCTATCCCATCTGGTACGGccgttgggccaaagcccaaaaGCGTATTATCCGCGACTTCATCGGTTCATTCTCAGCCGTTGATTCTAAATCCCCTTCAGTTTCCGGTTGGTGGAAAACGGTTCAGCTTTACACTGATCAAACCGGAGCCAACATTTCCCGTAATGTCCACTTGGGTAACGAAAAAAACGACAGGTTTTACTCACACGGTAAATCCTTAACCCGTTTAACCGTACAGTCCGTTATAAAATCCGCTGTTACAGCACGTACCCGACCACTACCGTTAAATCCGAAAAGTGGGGTCTACTTATTACTCACTTCTGATGACGTGTACGTTGAAGATTTTTGCCAAAATGTATGTGGGTTTCATTACTTCACTTTTCCGTCTATTGTTGGGTATACTTTACCTTATGCTTGGGTGGGTAATTCCGCTAAGTTATGTCCGGGTATTTGTGCATACCCGTTTTCAGTACCGAATTATATGCCGGGTTTTAAACCCGTTAAGTCACCTAACAATGATGTGGGTGTTGATGGGATGATAAGTGTGATAGCTCATGAGATAGCGGAGTTATCGACTAACCCGTTAGTGAATGCTTGGTATGCGGGTCAGGACCCGAGTTTTCCGGTAGAGATAGCGGATCTTTGTGAAGGGATTTATGGTACCGGTGGTGGTGGGTCATATACTGGACAAATGTTGAATGGTAAAGATGGTGCTACTTTTAATATGAATGGGTTGAGAAGAAGGTTTTTGGTTCAATGGGTTTGGAATCATATTTTGAATTACTGCAGTGGCCCTAATGCACTTGATCAGTAAATGTTTTGTTTACAAACGTAAAATCAGTGTATGGGCTTTTCTTAAGCATTTTGGTTTGTTGATTTGTTTCTTAATttcctcctctctctttttttttttttggccactTTATTGTTAAAATTTGGGTTAATTTCAGCTTGTTGATGCatattaattaagttaattatgTTCTGTTcaatatatatagtgtaataAAAGTAGTTAATTTTGTATACAAAGTACTTTGGTAAGTTGTCTAAATTTTGAATCGGTTTGTActctttaatttcctttttttttttcccgctttatcttttaaattttgggtTAATTTCGGCTTGTTGATGCATATTACTTAAGTTAATTAAGCTTTGTTTATTACTATATATAGTGTAATAAAGTTGTTAATGATACAAAGCACTTTGTTCAGTTGTCTAAATTTGAATCGGTTTGTACTCTCTCTCGGACATATACTTTACTGTACCATCACATTCCCCTTCAGAGAATTCAAAACTTATTGACTTCTGAGAAAAGTTGGCAGTGTTTGTCTTGGAGAAATATATAAAACAGAGAGCATAATACATGTAGGAGATATGTGGGgacatttttttcaaattgggatatttcttattttcttacttttcatttccttttgtAAATTTGAAATCACAATGGAAGAAGCTCTATTACTAGTATTTAGTAGAGTACTTAAgttttttccaaaaagaaaaagcttttcttttctatattttttaggAGAAAGGTGCATAGACAACtattttagtaggcgtttggcgatgcggtttgaaatcatgagatgaaatccgcgtttggacatgcattcatctcatggtttcaaaccattggtttcaaatcccaaatcattcaaaaaagcatgatttggggtttcaaatcatgattttaaaaattttaaataaaaaaattgacccataagtttatattttgtaaaaaaaaaactcataagtTGGTAGGTATCTTTAACAATTACTCTCATCGATCATTTACTAACCTTATTAACTTTCACCaacatttatttatgttttcctttatttatttctatcaatctcattactattcatgttaaattttcgtttttattgaactaaagtttgattaattggtgttgtattttttagaaaggctttctagtagcgtattaattttgttatgaactatgacttgttCATTTgctaagattgtataagaattgagaatgtttttgatagttttcacaacttatgaggtttttatgtctataagagaaaatataacttaagatatccaaattgcatgtccaaacataatttcaaaccatgtccaaatgACTCCTTATTTGAATACTCCTTTAATCACATAAACTTTCTTATGCTTAAATTAAGGATTTTACTCGTGCTACATCACTGTTGAAATAATAGGCAAATGTTATACTCTAGTACTTTTCTTTGAGCAAGCATAGAGTTTATATGATATAATTTTGgctaaacttttaaaaattatttttaactgtattttctcaaaaatactttgggaaaaagttattttttttcagCTTCTCAAAATT
Coding sequences within it:
- the LOC132056666 gene encoding protein EXORDIUM-like 3 produces the protein MPNTSLHRRPVAPVPATFYFLVSFFFFLFTSPVSGWRPWPNQKPNTTELLYGGSKKYEGSSEFIHLKYHMGPVLTANITVYPIWYGRWAKAQKRIIRDFIGSFSAVDSKSPSVSGWWKTVQLYTDQTGANISRNVHLGNEKNDRFYSHGKSLTRLTVQSVIKSAVTARTRPLPLNPKSGVYLLLTSDDVYVEDFCQNVCGFHYFTFPSIVGYTLPYAWVGNSAKLCPGICAYPFSVPNYMPGFKPVKSPNNDVGVDGMISVIAHEIAELSTNPLVNAWYAGQDPSFPVEIADLCEGIYGTGGGGSYTGQMLNGKDGATFNMNGLRRRFLVQWVWNHILNYCSGPNALDQ